From the genome of Fusarium oxysporum f. sp. lycopersici 4287 chromosome 3, whole genome shotgun sequence, one region includes:
- a CDS encoding hypothetical protein (At least one base has a quality score < 10), translating to MRFSLPLFGGFIASTFAGYSHSNSKSHHPRSLPKSESSSDSHPASGGCNFTTADTAMQHKSSCSTIVLNNVKVPAGKTLDLTNLKDGTTVIFKGVMTFGYAEWLGPLITISGNGLTIEGDAGHCINGQGRRYWDGKGGNGGKKKPKLVALHDVHDSIVQNLNIKDTPVQAVSINTVTNLLVKDVHIDSSLGDKLGGHNTDGFNIGKVDGLVIDGAVVENQDDCVAINSGKNITFTNGHCSGGHGASIGSVGNKSIVENVFISKTMIESSENAIRIKTIAGATGSVTDVTYEDITLRDIDKYGMVFRQDYLNGGPTQQPTKGIPMTGIRIKNVTGTVKPAGKNTFILCADCKDWTFTDINITGGQSKEKCVGVPAGAFCT from the exons ATGCGCTTTTCACTCCCTCTTTTCGGCGGCTTTATTGCTTCCACTTTTGCTGGCTACTCCCATTCCAACTCAAAGTCCCACCACCCCAGGTCCCTCCCCAAGTCTGAATCGAGTTCAGACTCCCATCCAGCCTCTGGAGGCTGTAACTTTACTACTGCTGATACTGCTATGCAGCACAAGAGCAGCTGCTCGACTATCGTcctcaacaacgtcaaagtcCCTGCTGGAAAGACTCTGGACCTGACCAATCTTAAGGATGGCACCACG GTCATCTTCAAGGGAGTCATGACCTTTGGTTACGCCGAGTGGCTAGGTCCTTTAATTACTATCTCGGGAAACGGCCTTACCATTGAGGGAGATGCTGGACACTGCATCAATGGTCAAGGTCGGCGATATTGGGATGGAAAAGGCGGCAACGgcggcaagaagaagcccaagctcgTGGCACTTCATGATGTTCATGACTCGATCGTCCagaatctcaacatcaaggacACTCCGGTCCAGGCCGTGAGCATCAACACAGTCACGAACCTGCTTGTCAAAGACGTCCACATCGACAGCTCCCTCGGCGACAAACTGGGCGGACACAACACTGACGGCTTCAATATCGGCAAGGTCGATGGACTCGTTATCGATGGTGCCGTCGTCGAGAATCAGGACGATTGCGTTGCCATCAACTCGGGTAAAAACATCACCTTCACCAACGGTCACTGCAGCGGTGGTCACGGTGCCTCGATTGGATCCGTTGGCAATAAATCTATCGTCGAGAATGTTTTCATCTCCAAGACCATGATTGAAAGTTCCGAAAACGCTATTCGTATCAAGACCATTGCGGGGGCCACAGGCTCCGTCACGGATGTCACGTATGAGGACATCACCCTTCGCGATATCGACAAATACGGCATGGTTTTCCGACAGGACTACCTCAACGGCGGCCCGACTCAGCAGCCTACCAAGGGTATTCCTATGACAGGTATCAGGATAAAGAACGTCACAGGAACGGTGAAGCCGGCGGGTAAGAACACCTTCATTCTCTGTGCCGACTGCAAGGACTGGACATTTAcagacatcaacatcactgGCGGCCAGAGTAAGGAGAAGTGTGTGGGCGTTCCCGCTGGTGCATTCTGCACCTAA